Genomic window (Dolosigranulum savutiense):
CTTAGAACAATTAATCAATCAACTTGACGATGACACAACAATTTTCTTATTGACAACTCATGTTAGTCGACCATGGGCAGCTGACGTTAATGCTCAATTTAGACAAATGGCTGAAAAGCATGATAATATTTATCTCATGGATTGGGCCAATAATTTCAGCTATGAGGGTCATCTCTATGAACCTGATGGCATTCATTTAAATTATGATGGAATTAATGTATGGATTGACTTCATCGAATCACAGTTACTCGATACTTTAAATAATGGCAATACCGATAATACAGACAACGCCTAAATGCTTATATAGTGAAAAGTGCCTCAAGCAGACTAATCTTGTTTACTTGAGGCATTTTACTATTTAATTAACTTTTTATTTTTGTATCGTATTTAAAATAGCTTCCAAATAACCCTTCTTATCAACAAAAGTAGCCCCTGATACAACATCTGCGCTTTCTTCAGTATCTTTTCCGTCCAGTTTATCGATTGCTTCTTGTAATTCTTGCACGGTCATTCCAGCAACAAATTCAGAAATTGCGCGGTGGTTCTCGTCATAAGTCTTTGTTGCTTCCCCTTTGTCAGCCATTAATTCTGAATAAATTTCAGTATTAGCTAATTTTGAGATTAATGTTGTGTTTTCATTGTACGCTTCTCCGAATGCTTGATCACTATTTGGCACACCTTCAACATCGGTAGCTTCCATAAATTGTAACTCATCTTGAATAGTTGCTAGAATTATATCGTCTTGATGCAGAACACCTACTAATGCAAAAGACTTTAAGCCATGCGGTGCTTGTAAGGAATAAGATAATTCCACATTGGCTATATTTTCTACGTTGTCCGTAGAAAATTCAAACCCGTCTTTCGCCACATTAACAATTTCTTCCAAATATCCAGGTGTGTCCACTAATGTCGCGCCTGAAACCACATCACTAATACCACTTGGATCCTCGACATGATGCAATTCTTCGATAGCTTCTTCCAGCTCACTAATCGTTTTTCCTTCCGCGAATTCACTAATCGCTTCATAACCATCAACAAGAGAATGGGTTGCTTCGGCTTTTTCGGCCATTAACTCAGAATATGCCTCATTATTTTCAACTTTACTAATTAAGACTTGGTTCTCATCATATGCTTCACCAAAATCACTATCTGCATTCGGTACGCCGTGATAATCACCTGCTGTATCCATAAACTGGAATTCATCAATATGAACGTGTGTAATCGTGTCACCATCTAATCCCACAAAAATAGCTGAGAAAGAACGTTCGCCGTGAGGTGCACCGTAACCAAGCTTAAGCGTCACTCCTTGTGCTTCACTGTCATCTGTCGCCTGATCCTCATCGGCAACTGGATCTTCTTCATCGACAGCTTCATCCATCATATCTGTATCTTGTTCCGCACCTTCATCCATTTGCTCCACTGTTTCATCCTTATTCACTGTCTCTTCTGATCCATTATGAGTATTGTCACTACAACTGGCCAACAATAAAGTTGCTGACATAACACCCAATGTTTGATACATCTTTTTCATCCTGTATTCCTCCCTTTAGTCCCCTTAATTTATTTACAAGTTCATTATATCACAATCAATCTAGCAGAATTCTTTTCCTGTTATATTTTAATTGATTTTTAATATACTTAATAACTCTATTGCTTGCTTTATTATTTTTATATAGTCTATTCGTGATATTTTCATTTATTTACGTTAAAATAGTATATGTTAGGAAAATGATAAAAAAAGGAGCACCTATTAATGAAATTACGTTGGAAAATTGTAACAGGAGCAACACTATTAAGTGGTACAATTGCTTATATCAGTCATCTCCTCTATAAGAATGCTGTTGATAACCAAGGCTTGAATGAAGTCGCCGATCACTCGATGCGCCAAGTCTATGCTGAAGATCCTTGGAAAGAGGCAAAAAAATGGTTTCATTCAGTCAAATTTGAAGAGTACACCATTAAATCCTATGATAATTTAACATTATATGGAAAATTTATTCCCCATGAAAAATATCCAGATCGAGTAGCCATTATTGCTCATGGGTACGGACAAAGTAATTTAGATATGGCGCCTTGGGTTCATTTATTTTATGATTTAGGGTATAGTATTTTGCTACCCGATGCACGTGGCCACGGTAATAGTCAAGGAAATTATATTGGTTTTGGCTGGCACGAACGACTAGATTACCTAGAATGGATAGATTGGTTGAACAGTACCTACGATCATCCTAATACTGTCTTATTTGGCTTAAGTATGGGAGCTTCAACCGTTATGAACGTTAGTGGGGAGCCGCTTCCCGATAACGTAAAAGCGATTATCGAAGATTGTGGCTATAGTTCAACTTATGAAGAATTAGCTTACCAACTCCGTTCTCAATATAAACTTCCTGCTTTCCCTTTCTTACCTCTCACGAGTATTTATACAAAATATCGTGCAAATTATTCCTTTAAAGAAGCCAGTCCACTCGAGCAAATTCAAAAAAGCCAGCTCCCTATCTTATTCATTCATGGAGGCAAAGACGAAATTGTCCCAAGTTGGATGGTGCATGAGTTATATGAAGCAGCTAGAGAACCAAAAGAACTTTATTTTGTAGAGGAAGCGACTCATGGGTATGCCTATGTCCTTGATAAAGCTACCTATCGCCAACGTATTTCATCATTTTTAGCTAAATATATATAATTTTCACACATAATTTAACCTAAATACGCTATCGTTGAGAGATATTCTCCCAACGATGGCGTTTCTTTATTAGCACGACCAAACTACTTAATCAACTTTCTATTATATTTTTTTATAAAAGAGGCTGTTAAAAAAGCTTTACACATAAATTCTTTTAATAAATTTGATATTTTCACTAGACAATGAGATTAAAATGAGTTATAATTAAGATGTCGTTCATTATTAGCGCTTACATTTGAATTTAAGTGCTAATACCGTTATGTGAACTTTATATAGAAGGGAAGAGGACTTATGAGACAACACATTAACCCGGACGATATCAATATGTCAGAACTACTGGCAATTGTTGGACAGAATAATCGCAGACAACTGGAACAAGCACTGGAAGAATTATGTCATCCAGTCATACAATTATTTTTAAAGAAGTATCGTATTCCACCCGTTCACCAACCCACGATTATTGCTCAAGCAAAAAAGATATTAAGCGAGGCCGTACATTCGTATGACACAACAGATCAGCACGACACAAACCATTTCACAGGATTTGAAGCCTATTTTGAGAGATGCTTGGAACGTGAGTTAAGTGATCAGTTAGCAGCCTATCAAATGGACTATAAAAACGAACGAAACGATTCAACAACTGACAACATAACAAAGCCGGTCTCTTTCGATACATTTGAACAAAAAGTATTTGCTTCTTACTTATTAAATCAACCTTACAATAGTATTGCTAAAAAGATGGAAACTGATGTTGAAAAAATAAGAGCGTGTGTGGGTCAATGCGCTCAGAAGATTTCTAATCTTATTGATAAACAGCCCGGTATATAAATAAAATTCAATCATTTTTAATAAAGTAGCTAATCTCATCAACCGATTAGCTACTTTATTTATAATTTACTGAATGAAAAATAATACAATAATAGCCCCAAGACAAATATACGGACCAAATGGGAGCTTCGCTTCAACATATGATTGATGACCTCTATACTGTCTATAAAAACTAATCAGTGCTAATACAGAAGCCCACCATACAATCCAAAGACTATTTTGCCATCCAAATATTGCTCCCAGAAGAATTAATAACTTCACATCTCCCATTCCTAATGATTCTTTCTTCGTACAGACCATTACTATAACTAACATAATTAGTTGTATGCCTGCTCCCAGCAAAGCAGCTTGCCAAGAAATAGGTGATAACATCACTAATACTGGCGCAAACAGAAGTAAAAAATGATTAGGAATGCGATAATGCCAATAATCACTAACTGAAATAATAGCAGAAAAGCTAATAAACACTAAGTAAAAAATCAAGTCTTCCGACCACCCCACTTTTAAATAGCTCCATACAAATAATATACCGGTTAATAGTTCAATAATTGGATATATTAATGAAATAGTCATCTGACAATTTCTACATTGTCCTCGTTGTATGATGTACGAAATTATCGGAATTAATTCACGAGTCGTTAGACGCTCTTTACAATAAGGACATGCTGAGTAAGATGATTGCTTGTCATTCCACCACGTTAAGCGATAGCCGACCACATTGAAGTAAGAACCTAGAATAGCACCGTATATTAAGAATGTAAAACTAATGAGCCCAGTAGACATAACTGTCACCCTTTCTACTCTATTAATACACGAGCTGCGCTTAAATTCATATCTATAGTTTAATTTTTTTGCCAACAATTAGTTGTATATTGCAAGTTAAAAAATAAAATACATTATCTTTATCCTCTTAAGTCTGATGTAGCGCCTTTTTATAAAGTTGTATAATGCATCTAATTTACCCATCCATACTTTTCATCATCAACATCATATTTGCGCTGTTTTGAAATATAAGGATTGCCACTTACAACAAAGCGCAATTTTTTATCCGTCCACTCCCCTTTATTAGGAATGCCAATACGTGGAAGAGCTACAATTTTTTGAGGAAATCGCCGATTATTCTGAGTTAGTTGAAGAGAGCCTTCAGTAATAGATGTCCCATAATCTTCAACTGTAATACCTAGTGCCTGTGTTAATTTTCCCGGACCATTTACTTGATCAACTCCAAGGATTGGATGACGCCGCTGATCAATCAAAGCAAAGCCGGATTTGGGTTGAATCGCCCGAATCATAACGCCTTGTGGGGTCTGAGTATCGCCTGTTACAATATTGAGTAATATATGTCCTCTCATTTGATAGAGATAGATCGTTCCTGATTGACTATATTGTGCCCGAAGTCGTCGCGTTTTCTTACCACCATAGCTGTGTGAGGCTAAGTCCTCCACACCAAGATAAGCTTCCACATCAACAATCCAACCTGTCACTATCCCTGCTTTGGTTTCTTTTTGGAGTACGCAACCCAATAAGTCTCGGGCAACCTCAGCAGTAGGACGTTCTGGGCTCAGTAAACTTTTCATTATTGAGGTCCTTTCTAATTTAATGCAGCAAATACGTCCGTCATATCCTGAATAAATAAGAGCGGATTGAGCCGATGCGTACGAATGGGTTGATTATTGATAACAATTGCTTGGGAGCCATTGAAGTAATCAATTAATCCGGCCGCTGGGTATACGACTAAAGATGTTCCGGCTACAATCAAAACTTCCGCTTCTTTAATTGCCCGAATCGCCTGATCTACGACTGCCCTATCAAGCTGTTCACCGTAGAGCGTTACGTCAGGTCGAACGATACCTAGATCAGCTGAGCATCTTGGAATGCCAGACTTATCTAATATTAATTCTTCATAATTATAGTACCGACCACATTTTATACAATAATTATGTTCCGTTGTCCCATGCAAATGATGGACGTGACTACTCCCTGCTTGCTCATGCAAGTTATCAATATTTTGTGTAACAATCTGTACATGTTTTCCTTGTTCCTCCAATTTCGCCATAAATTGATGAGCAATATTGGGCTGTGCTTCTGGGTAGACTAATTTATCAAAGTAAAACTGAAAAAATTGTGCTGGATTTTTCCGAAAAAAACTAGCAGATACAATTTCTTCGGCTGGTAGTTGCCGGTGCTGATCCTCAGCGTATAATCCAGCTGAGGATCGAAAGTCTGGAATACCACTCGCAGTCGACACCCCTGCCCCACCAAAAAATACAATCCGATGATGCTGGTTAATTATTTCCTTGAATTGTGCTAACTTTTCGTCCATACTCATATAAATGCTTCCTCTCTATTAAAAAAGCTCTGGCCAATGCCAAAGCTTTTGTTTGTTAATCACTATCCAAATCAAGCACAGCCATAAATGCTTCTTGTGGAATTTCTACATTTCCGACATTCTTCATACGTTTCTTACCTTCTTTTTGTTTCTTCAAGAGTTTCTGACGACGAGTAACATCTCCACCGTAGAGTTTCTCTGTAACATCTTTACGATAAGCCTTAACCGTTGAACGCGCGACAATATTGTGACCAATTGCTGCTTGAATTGGAATCTCAAATTGTTGACGTGGAATTTTTTCTTTCAATTGATCAACAATTGCTCGTCCTCGTTCATAAGAAAATTCTTTGTGTACAATGAAGCTCAAGGCATCAACTGAATCGCCATGAATGAGAATATCCATCTTCACCAGATTACTCTGTTCATATCCTGCTGCTTCATAATCAAGCGAGGCATATCCCTTTGTCATTGACTTCAATCGGTCAAAGAAATCAAAGACAATCTCTGAAAGTGGTAAATTATAAATTACATTGACACGTAAATCATCTAAATATTCCATTGTGACAAAGTTCCCGCGTTTACGCTCACAAATTTCCATTACAGCACCCACATAATCATTCGGCACCGTAACTGTTGCCTTAACGCGAGGTTCTTCAATAGAGTCAATCTCAGTTGGTTCTGGCATTTCTGATGGGTTGCTAACTTTGATCATTTCGCCGTCTGTTTTTTGAACATGATAAATAACGGACGGAGCCGTCGTAATCAAATCTAAATTAAATTCACGCTCCAGACGTTCTTGAATAACATCCATATGCAACATCCCTAAAAAACCACAACGGAAACCAAAGCCTAGTGCTTGTGATGTCTCTGCTTGAAATTGAAGCGAAGAATCATTTAACTGCAAACGCTCAAGCGCTTCTCGTAAGTCTTCATAGTCTCCAGAATCAGTCGGATACATCCCACAGTATACCATTGGATTCATGGTTCGATAGCCTCTTAGTGGTTTGTCAGCTGGATTATTGGCTAATGTAATTGTATCCCCAACTCGCGCATCTCGAACTGATTTAATATTTGCTGTAATATAGCCAACATCCCCGACCATAAGTGCATCTCTTTCAATCGGTTTTGGTGAGAAGACACCTAATTCAGTCACTTCATAGACTTTCCCGCTATTCATCAGTTTAATCTTATCGCCCTTCTCGATCATACCTTCTTTTACGCGAACACTCAATACGACACCACGATAAGAATCATATACTGAATCAAAAATTAAAGCTTGAACAGGATTATCAATATCGCCTTCTGGTGGTGGCACTTTGTCGACAATTTGCTCAAGAATATCTTCAATTCCAATACCATTTTTTGCACTCGCATGAACGGCATCACTTGCATCTAACCCGATCATATTTTCCACTTCCAGACTAACTCGCTCTGGATCCGCAGCTGGCAAGTCAATTTTATTAATGACTGGTACAATTTCCAAGTCAGCATCTATCGCTAAGTACACATTTGCCAAGGTCTGTGCCTCAACTCCTTGCGCTGCATCGACGACTAAAATAGCTCCCTCACACGCAGCCAAACTACGTGACACTTCATACGTAAAGTCAACATGCCCTGGTGTATCAATTAAATGGAACAGATATTCTTGTCCATCTTTTGCTTGATATTTTAATTCAACAGTATTTAATTTAATTGTAATTCCACGCTCCCGCTCAAGATCCATTGAGTCCAAGAGTTGATCTTGCATTTCTCGATCACTGACGGTTTCCGTGACTTGCAGAATACGATCTGCTAATGTCGATTTCCCGTGATCAATATGAGCAATAATCGAAAAATTCCGAATACGCTCTTGTCGCTCACGCGCTTGTTGTTTATCCATCAAGTACCCCTACTTTCTATAAACATTCTCCTCCATTATACCATTTATTTAACACAAATATCAACAACCCGAGAAGCTCTTAAAATAATAAGAAGCTAACCCTCATAAAGATGGAAGTTAGCTTCTTATTGGTTCTTAATTATCCAACTAAATAAACTTAAATTTATTTAGTTTTTTTCTTCCATCCACTCATAAATGAGGTAATAGCTACCTTACCCATTCCCCATACACTTGTTGCTACTTTTTGTGGATGAACTAAATTCTTGTCTATTTCTGTCGCTTCTGCAAGAATGTCATCGAAAGCATCGATTGTATTCGCTGCGTGCAGTTTTTGGCTGAACACTTGTCGTTGTGTTGCTGTTAAGTTCGGTAATGCTTGAATTGCCAGTTCGCGTTGCGCACGCTCTTGGACAATCAACCGATAGCGTTCTACTTCAGATAACTGGTTATTTTCTTCAGTCGATGTGTCCACTTCAACATCCGGTTGTGTGTCTTCTGGTTGTTGAACTTCTGGATAATGAACTGAAGATTCGGTCACATCAGCGATAAACTTTCCATCTTCAATTCGGAAGTCGTGCAAGGTGTAACTCTGTTCATTGGCAAAGTGACGGATGCGACGTTCGGCTTGTTCTAAGCTAGTGAACTCGCCTAATGAGCCACGGTGAACGGAGCCATTTTCAAGTGTAAACTCGAAAGCCGCTTCTGCTTTTGATGCCGGAGTTTCTTCCGGTTGCTCTGGTTCTGGGAGTGGTTGACTAAAGTCGGCGTCAACTTCTGCTAGGAACGTTCCATTATCGAGGCGGAAGCTCTGTAATGTATAGCCCAGCTCATTCGCATATTGGCGAATACGACGTTCTGCCTGTTCTAAGTTAGCAAACTCACCTAATGAACCACGGTGAACAGAACCATCCTTATTGGTGAAAGCAAAAGTCGCTTCCACTGTTTCTGGCATTTCTTGTGGTTCCGATGGTTGTTCCGGTTGAGGTGTGTCTTCATTCTCGCCCGGTGTCTGACCATTTTCTTCAGTTCCAGATGTGTCTGGCTCTGGGGTTGGAGCTGGTTCAGGTGTCACCTCTGGCTGTGCCTCTACAACTTTTTCGAAGCTCAAGCTGACTTTGTATTCGCCTGGTAAGCCGTTGTCTTGAGTAATCAACTGGTATCCCGCTGCTTTGTACAAGCGGTTTAACGTAGCGACAAAGTCAAGAGCTTTATCCCGGGAAGAAAATGTCAATGTTTCAGTTGACAATTCACCATCCAGCGTTAATTCAAAGACGTAATCTCCCGCATATTGCTCTTCTGATTGTGGCGCTTGTTCCTTATCATTATCTGGTTTAGCTTCTGGTGATGGCGTTTGATCTTCTTGATCATTCTCGTTTTTATCAGGGAATTTTGGTTCAATATACTCCGGTTCTTTAACGACTGGCCGGTCTTTAAAGACCGCTTCAACCGTATAACCTTCTGCATCTAAGCTAGAAATAATCGTTTCTCCTGCTTCTCTTAGCTGACTTTCATTATTAATTCGGTAGCCAGCAAAAAGTTTATTTTCTGGAACAACGCCGGTGTAGTCTGGCAAGACAAAATCTTCCCCGGCAACAACATCAAAATTGAGCTGACTATTATCTTTAAACGCGATAGTTGTCTTCGTTTTCGCTTCATCGGCTAGTTTTGTTAATGTTTCTTTTTCAGCATCGAAGTGATATTTCTCTACTTTAGTATTGCCCGCGTAGTCCTTAGCCACTACGGTCATATCAAATGGTCCTTTTTGGTTTGATAAATCAAAGTTATCAATTTTTTGACCATTGACATAGACCTGGTACTCTTGAATTTCACCAGCTTTACCATCATCACGCAAGTCTTGAATCGTAAGGTTGAGATACTTGTTCTCTCCATACGTTAAGGCTAACTCCCCTTTTTTCTCCTTCGATAATTCTAGGTTAATCTCTGGTTTTTTATTATCGTAGAAGAATTGGTAGTGAACGCCAACAGCTGCTTTATTCGGGTTACCATTCTCACCCGCTTTTAGGAACGGTTTGCCATCAAGATCATAAACAACATCTGGGAATCCATTTGATTTGTAATCTTTTATTCCCCAATCCATTACATCACCGTTAGCCACTTTTAATTCCACGTTAAACGGTCTGGAGTTATCGATGTGTAAATCTCCATAGATCAGGTAATCTTCAATGATTGATTCATTAACTCGTAGTTGCCAGTTAAAGCCACCTTTATCCCCGATTCTACCACGCAAGTAGAAGGGTCCTTTCTTCAAGTATAGCTTATTCGTATGACTTGGGTTAAAGTATCGACGATCAAGTTGTAATTCAACTGGTTTTGTATCAAGGTAGAAGACTTTCCCTTCTTCACTGAGCGCGGCCACATCACCTAGTTCACCTTCATACACCTTGTCATCCTCACCCATTAAGACAAGTTTTTTCAGTGCATCTGCACTAGTGGTATCGATTAATTGGCCATCTTTATCTATAGCACGTTTTTGATCATCTGTCTTAATCTTGAAGACTTGATAGCGTAAGATATTAAATCCTTGTTGAGTCTTGAAACGTATATCATAGCTTGTTCGACCATCTTTGCTCAATCTTGAATCGCCATAAACCCATGTAGCGGTCATATCCACCATGTTCGGCTCTGAGTCTATGATCTTCTTAATATCTTCCTTACTGTAGGCACCATTCGAATCAATCATATCCGTCTTACCTGGGTTATAGGAGCTTAATTTTAACGCATACCCATCTCGAACATAGATTTTATCATTTAAAATATAGTAGCCAGGTTGTTTTTCATCTTCGTAGACAGTATTCGTCCCCAACGTAGCATCTTCTCGAGTCGGTAATTTACGAAGGTCAGCTTGGCCTAGTTCGATAATATTACCGTATTGTGAAGCGTAAGGGTGGACTGTTCGTTCTTCCACTTTGTTTTTCGGCATACGAACTTTAAGCACTTTGCGATTTCCTCGGCCATCTCGAATGGTAATACTCATATCACCCGCATATGGCATACCATTAACGATATCATTAACATTACCGTATAAATCAAAAGTTAACGTTTGGGTTGCCGGATCATATTTACTTACAATTTTATTGGTCAATTGGCCATTCGAAATATAAGCACTGGCATCAGATGTTGCGTTCGTTACTTGTCCCATGATTTCAAAACTACCGCTTGCTGATGGATTAACCACACCAATGAAATCTTTTAAGTTTTCCTTATCTTCTACTTCATATTCTAATTCTGAACCATCTTCATACTTAATCGGCTGGTTGTTGTTATCATAGATATACTCCATAATAATTTGTTTTGTGCCACCGTTAACAAAGTCCATAATTTCTTTGTATTTTAACTTAATTTTTTTCTTCAAGTCTGATGTTTCAAAGTCACGAATTGTCGAGACCTCTTTGTTAATGGTGATTTCTGATTCCCCAGTAGGCTGAGTGATGTCTTCAATGGTTGGGGCTTCTGATGTTATTTCTTTATCAGGTGCTACCGCAGATTCTGTCGGTTTTTTCAAGCCTTCTAGCAGCTTGCTTTCATCAATCTCTCCTAATTTAACATACTTAGAACTGTCTACATCAGGATCAACAAGATAATAAGCGACTTTGCCATTCGAATTCGCTTTGTTCGCAAATTTAATTCGGTGAATTTTTGTAAAGTTAGATGCTCCATCCAGCGCAACTACTTCAAGAATTTTACCGCGAAGATCTCCGGCATTTCTAATTTCATAAACGGTATTACCATCCTTATCGAGCAATCTATTTTTACCTTCACCCTCTCCAGCATAGACAACATCTAACATTTTTTCAGGGCGTCCGTCTTGGTCTACAATTGCAGCCCCCGCATACCAGACTTTATTGTTTACTTTTTCAAATTTATCCGGATGAAGCACTTGATCTCTATAGAAGAGCATATCGTTTTTGTAATCTTCTTTAGCTCGGTGGTAGGTATCTTTAACTAATAAACGAATAGCACTTGGATTAGAGAAATCTACCGAAACAATTTCTGGTGGCGTATTATCAATCTTAACTGGAATATATGATTCTTGCCATGGGTGATCTTTAGTTAAGCGATATTTGAACTTGAAGTAGTACTGTCCTTCTGCAATAGATTCAAATTGTCCTTGGATCCCTTCAGAGGACGCACTATCAACGGTTGGTTTAATAACTTCTTCCTTACCACGTGGATTATAGATCAGGCCGTCCCATTTTAAGTCTCCCCAAACTTTTAGGCCTGAACTCTTGATTCCATGAGAATCATTTCGCTTAGAGTTCAAAATACCTCGGACAAAATGCTCTTTCGAGAGGACTTTTAAGGTGTTTTGTTTTTGACCATTTTCACCTGTATTATTTACAATAGAGATTTCACCATTTAAGGCAGACCGAAGCACTAATGGAGATGGAGTGACATCTTTTTGGACACTCGCTTCTTGTAGGTTGCCATCTTTATCTAATGGCGTTACATGAATAATTTTTGAGTCACTCTTTGATGGAGCTAGCAGATCAGGGTGATTATTGAATGCAAAGATATCCGGATC
Coding sequences:
- a CDS encoding S8 family serine peptidase — encoded protein: MNKKSVLKSVLVAPLVLSFLYGEAVYASEDVKDPVTDTDKPHSDDKQSTDLNGMNEATVVDQAIYTSLKNESTEERQSAVDEKQLDSTANDTSAETESVPAKEEASSVEETATTTEHAITEPEEFLAKEKGIDGEEASDEKKEEPHKVETPAPESSKTQSPKTDQTEDGRSVYIVEYNDDAGKEKIKQELGKLENTEILYDYNVLFKGNAIKTTPENMEKLKRLQVMKSVERAREVQPMMNNARKEIGVEESINYLKAIGAASIINKFDGRGTVIANIDTGVDHRHKAMRLDDDAKPHMKIKKENLKGTDKKYWVSDKIPHAFNYYTGSKVTMEKYDDGSDYHDPHGMHIAGILAGNDTDEDIKKNNGIDGIAPNAQIFSYKMYSDSGSGFAGDETMFHAFEHAIKNGVDVVSISSGFTGTGLVGEKYWEAIRALRKAGIPVVVATGNYATSSSSSSWDNTANNSLKMTDTGNVTRTAAHEDAIAVASARNTEIQFNKLKINDEDFKYTHVGAFFDKDKIVKENETTKNKFKFVYIGKGRDEDVAGLDLKGKIAVMDRIYTKDLKHAFKRAKDKGARAVMLVNTVSYYNRDNWTDLPAMGYEGDTKTDAQVMSVSGEEGLKLWNMIAPNKKTDVKKNDIKDFKGKEDQYYPIDMESFNANKPNVGDEKELTFNFSDEKAIVKNQLVPAGSTSWGPRVDLLLKPDVSAPGKNIKSTLNVINGKSTYGYMSGTSMAAPVVAAASALIKPKVQELLKTDVLKNLTGDDKIDFTTLNKIVLQNTATPMMDPTTWGESAVHYASPRQQGAGLINVAKALKNNVLATFKNTDSKGLVNSYGSISLKEVKHKKRLFSVNLHNTSNRDLTFKVSASPVTTDGIVNKLKLDETYQDEKSKDGKKIVPEIHPTAVNNAGIEFEKDTFTIKANSSYELKGILNLGDAHGKNQFVESFINFESVEEAEDKNNPSAQPSLTMPLMGFAGDWNKEPILDKWAWEEGSRAKSMEGVDDTGKPKIPGTLNKGQGGEHDLDMFTPTGVIQNRKDGKKTSLDQDPDIFAFNNHPDLLAPSKSDSKIIHVTPLDKDGNLQEASVQKDVTPSPLVLRSALNGEISIVNNTGENGQKQNTLKVLSKEHFVRGILNSKRNDSHGIKSSGLKVWGDLKWDGLIYNPRGKEEVIKPTVDSASSEGIQGQFESIAEGQYYFKFKYRLTKDHPWQESYIPVKIDNTPPEIVSVDFSNPSAIRLLVKDTYHRAKEDYKNDMLFYRDQVLHPDKFEKVNNKVWYAGAAIVDQDGRPEKMLDVVYAGEGEGKNRLLDKDGNTVYEIRNAGDLRGKILEVVALDGASNFTKIHRIKFANKANSNGKVAYYLVDPDVDSSKYVKLGEIDESKLLEGLKKPTESAVAPDKEITSEAPTIEDITQPTGESEITINKEVSTIRDFETSDLKKKIKLKYKEIMDFVNGGTKQIIMEYIYDNNNQPIKYEDGSELEYEVEDKENLKDFIGVVNPSASGSFEIMGQVTNATSDASAYISNGQLTNKIVSKYDPATQTLTFDLYGNVNDIVNGMPYAGDMSITIRDGRGNRKVLKVRMPKNKVEERTVHPYASQYGNIIELGQADLRKLPTREDATLGTNTVYEDEKQPGYYILNDKIYVRDGYALKLSSYNPGKTDMIDSNGAYSKEDIKKIIDSEPNMVDMTATWVYGDSRLSKDGRTSYDIRFKTQQGFNILRYQVFKIKTDDQKRAIDKDGQLIDTTSADALKKLVLMGEDDKVYEGELGDVAALSEEGKVFYLDTKPVELQLDRRYFNPSHTNKLYLKKGPFYLRGRIGDKGGFNWQLRVNESIIEDYLIYGDLHIDNSRPFNVELKVANGDVMDWGIKDYKSNGFPDVVYDLDGKPFLKAGENGNPNKAAVGVHYQFFYDNKKPEINLELSKEKKGELALTYGENKYLNLTIQDLRDDGKAGEIQEYQVYVNGQKIDNFDLSNQKGPFDMTVVAKDYAGNTKVEKYHFDAEKETLTKLADEAKTKTTIAFKDNSQLNFDVVAGEDFVLPDYTGVVPENKLFAGYRINNESQLREAGETIISSLDAEGYTVEAVFKDRPVVKEPEYIEPKFPDKNENDQEDQTPSPEAKPDNDKEQAPQSEEQYAGDYVFELTLDGELSTETLTFSSRDKALDFVATLNRLYKAAGYQLITQDNGLPGEYKVSLSFEKVVEAQPEVTPEPAPTPEPDTSGTEENGQTPGENEDTPQPEQPSEPQEMPETVEATFAFTNKDGSVHRGSLGEFANLEQAERRIRQYANELGYTLQSFRLDNGTFLAEVDADFSQPLPEPEQPEETPASKAEAAFEFTLENGSVHRGSLGEFTSLEQAERRIRHFANEQSYTLHDFRIEDGKFIADVTESSVHYPEVQQPEDTQPDVEVDTSTEENNQLSEVERYRLIVQERAQRELAIQALPNLTATQRQVFSQKLHAANTIDAFDDILAEATEIDKNLVHPQKVATSVWGMGKVAITSFMSGWKKKTK